The following are encoded in a window of Kitasatospora fiedleri genomic DNA:
- a CDS encoding class I SAM-dependent methyltransferase: protein MVEGWEWDDTLFAGAAPHYARGRLPYAPGLADALAGALRLDGAGRLLDVGCGPGTLALELADRFAETVGLDADAAMVAEAARAAARAGLARRTRWVHARAEQLPYGLGMFDLIAFAQSFHWMDREPVAATARDMLRPGGTLVHLADWKSEPLPVDPAPLPHPPVPQPAIDALVRRHLGPVRRAGRGVLPHGTPGGESRVYARAGLLGPERLVVPGGQVLERDADQVVAGVLSLSSSAPHLFGTGLPAFEGELRALLREFSPSGRFSVRQPGSEAVLWRRPGG, encoded by the coding sequence GTGGTCGAGGGCTGGGAGTGGGACGACACGCTGTTCGCGGGGGCGGCCCCGCACTACGCCCGCGGCCGGCTCCCGTACGCGCCCGGGCTGGCCGACGCGCTCGCCGGGGCGCTGCGGCTGGACGGCGCCGGGCGGCTGCTGGACGTCGGCTGCGGACCCGGCACGCTCGCGCTGGAACTCGCCGACCGGTTCGCCGAGACGGTCGGCCTGGACGCGGACGCCGCCATGGTCGCCGAGGCGGCCCGGGCCGCCGCCCGCGCCGGACTCGCCCGACGGACCCGCTGGGTGCACGCCCGCGCCGAGCAACTCCCGTACGGGCTGGGTATGTTCGACCTCATCGCGTTCGCCCAGTCCTTCCACTGGATGGACCGGGAGCCGGTCGCCGCGACCGCCCGCGACATGCTCCGCCCCGGCGGCACCCTGGTGCACCTCGCCGACTGGAAGTCCGAGCCGCTCCCCGTCGACCCCGCCCCGCTGCCGCACCCGCCCGTCCCGCAGCCCGCGATCGACGCCCTGGTGCGCCGCCACCTCGGCCCGGTCCGCCGGGCCGGGCGCGGCGTCCTGCCGCACGGCACGCCCGGCGGCGAGTCCCGGGTGTACGCCCGGGCCGGGCTGCTGGGCCCCGAGCGGCTGGTCGTCCCCGGCGGGCAGGTGCTGGAGCGGGACGCGGACCAGGTGGTGGCGGGCGTGCTGTCGCTGTCCTCCTCCGCGCCGCACCTGTTCGGCACCGGCCTGCCCGCCTTCGAGGGCGAACTGCGCGCGCTGCTGCGGGAGTTCTCGCCGTCCGGCCGGTTCTCGGTGCGGCAGCCCGGCAGCGAGGCCGTCCTGTGGCGCAGGCCCGGCGGCTGA
- a CDS encoding SRPBCC family protein, which translates to MPHPFELEFELALPADPEQVWAAIATGPGIDAWFMGRNEVDPRVGGTAAMETGGHRETSTVTAYEPGRRFATRTEPGPDGRFMAFEYLVEGRDGGSTVLRVVHSGLLGDDWADEYDALRSGWPFHLHTLREYLAHFAGRTAVPVFAVRPTADRPAGEVRAALTAALGLPPDPPVGARVHAEPAGLPPLGGELVWSDGERLEVRTADGLYAFLHPAGVLLLFHHLFAEPAPDARAAESAWQHWLSALPVPPAHHP; encoded by the coding sequence GTGCCGCACCCCTTCGAGCTGGAATTCGAGCTGGCGCTGCCGGCCGACCCGGAGCAGGTCTGGGCGGCGATCGCCACCGGCCCGGGCATCGACGCGTGGTTCATGGGCCGCAACGAGGTGGACCCCCGGGTCGGCGGGACGGCCGCGATGGAGACCGGCGGCCACCGGGAGACCTCGACCGTCACCGCGTACGAGCCGGGCAGGCGCTTCGCCACCCGTACCGAGCCGGGCCCGGACGGCCGGTTCATGGCCTTCGAGTACCTGGTCGAGGGCCGCGACGGCGGCAGCACCGTCCTGCGGGTGGTGCACAGCGGCCTGCTCGGCGACGACTGGGCGGACGAGTACGACGCACTGCGCAGCGGCTGGCCGTTCCACCTGCACACCCTGCGCGAGTACCTGGCGCACTTCGCGGGCCGCACCGCCGTCCCGGTGTTCGCCGTCCGCCCGACGGCCGACCGCCCCGCCGGGGAGGTCCGGGCCGCGCTGACCGCCGCCCTCGGTCTCCCGCCCGACCCGCCGGTCGGCGCCCGGGTGCACGCCGAACCGGCCGGACTGCCGCCGCTGGGCGGCGAGTTGGTGTGGTCGGACGGCGAGCGCCTAGAGGTCCGCACCGCCGACGGGCTGTACGCCTTCCTGCACCCGGCGGGCGTCCTGCTGCTCTTCCACCACCTGTTCGCGGAGCCGGCCCCCGACGCCCGCGCCGCCGAGAGCGCCTGGCAGCACTGGCTGTCCGCCCTGCCCGTCCCACCCGCCCACCACCCCTGA
- a CDS encoding YoaK family protein: MSTAKAVGASTEDGDPLALALFGLTVVSGLIDAVSYLGLGHVFAANMTGNVVVIGFALAGAPGFSVLGSITSLAAFLLGAALAGRLTAGRLRFALVAETLLHLAAAGVVFAVGTGGDVQYGVIALLAVAMGIRNATVRSLGVPDLTTTVLTMTLTSLAAEPHSPRRRRRVLAALTMLAGVVPGSVLVLHGQAGWALIAAAALTAATWALYREPADGSRST, translated from the coding sequence GTGTCCACAGCGAAGGCCGTCGGGGCGAGTACCGAGGACGGCGACCCGCTGGCGCTCGCGCTGTTCGGGCTCACCGTGGTCAGCGGGCTGATCGACGCCGTCAGCTACCTCGGCCTCGGGCACGTCTTCGCCGCCAACATGACCGGCAACGTGGTCGTCATCGGCTTCGCCCTGGCCGGGGCGCCCGGCTTCTCCGTCCTCGGGTCGATCACCTCGCTCGCCGCGTTCCTGCTCGGCGCGGCCCTCGCCGGGCGCCTGACCGCCGGGCGGCTGCGGTTCGCGCTGGTCGCGGAGACGCTGCTGCACCTGGCGGCGGCGGGCGTGGTGTTCGCCGTCGGCACCGGCGGGGACGTCCAGTACGGGGTGATCGCACTGCTGGCCGTGGCCATGGGCATCCGCAACGCGACGGTCCGCAGCCTCGGCGTCCCCGACCTGACCACCACCGTCCTCACCATGACGCTCACCAGCCTCGCCGCCGAGCCGCACTCGCCCCGCCGGCGCCGCCGCGTCCTGGCCGCCCTGACCATGCTCGCCGGTGTCGTCCCGGGCTCCGTGCTCGTCCTGCACGGGCAGGCCGGCTGGGCCCTGATCGCGGCGGCGGCCCTCACCGCGGCCACCTGGGCGCTCTACCGCGAACCGGCGGACGGCTCCCGCAGCACCTGA
- a CDS encoding ISL3 family transposase has protein sequence MDLIRSTGRSVRVSVRGRAPGAECPGCGNWSGRVHSGYERRISDTAVCGQELVLHLRVRRFFCDNAECGKRAFAEQIPGLTFRYGRCTVPLRKVREAVALALGGRAGVRLAEHLAVGVGRDALIRLIRALPDPAIGPVRVLGVDDFALRKGHHYGTVLIDIEGRRPVEVLPERSADALAAWLTEHPGVEVICRDRTRYYAEGADRGAGTATQVADRCHLWANLGDAAERLVARLRSQWVPPTPEKEKVVPSEAPEGRRVRRTRERHAAVHALMDKGMGHSQVVAELGLDLKTARKFMRAATAEELIGDRRTGWQSSLDGHAAYLIARFNEGCHSALRLHRELTERGLTVSERTVRRFVHRLRENAKPATRPPVPKVREVTKLILTHPDNRPESGRVLLKELLHRCRELDEACELIARFASILVHRRGQEDLEQWTADAQASRLPELRGFATGLRKDWDAVMAGLTLRWNSGPVEGHVNRIKMLKRQMFGRANLDLLRKRVLLAS, from the coding sequence ATGGACTTGATCCGATCGACCGGCAGGTCGGTACGGGTGAGTGTCCGGGGCCGGGCGCCGGGGGCGGAGTGCCCGGGCTGCGGGAACTGGTCCGGACGCGTCCACAGTGGGTACGAGCGTCGGATCAGCGATACGGCGGTCTGCGGGCAGGAGCTGGTGCTGCACCTGCGGGTCCGCCGGTTCTTCTGCGACAACGCGGAGTGCGGGAAGCGAGCCTTCGCCGAGCAGATCCCGGGTCTGACGTTCCGGTACGGCCGGTGCACAGTGCCGTTGCGGAAGGTCCGCGAGGCAGTCGCTCTGGCGCTGGGCGGCCGGGCTGGGGTCCGGCTGGCCGAGCACTTGGCGGTCGGCGTCGGCCGGGACGCCCTGATCCGCCTGATCCGCGCACTGCCGGACCCGGCCATCGGGCCGGTCCGCGTGCTCGGTGTCGACGACTTCGCCCTGCGCAAGGGCCACCACTACGGCACCGTCCTGATCGACATCGAGGGCCGCCGCCCCGTCGAGGTCCTGCCGGAGCGGTCCGCCGACGCCCTGGCCGCCTGGCTCACCGAGCACCCCGGCGTCGAGGTGATCTGCCGTGACCGCACCCGTTACTACGCTGAGGGCGCGGACCGCGGCGCCGGCACGGCGACGCAGGTCGCAGACAGGTGTCACCTCTGGGCGAACCTCGGCGACGCGGCCGAGCGGCTGGTCGCCCGCCTGCGCTCGCAGTGGGTCCCGCCCACACCCGAGAAGGAGAAGGTGGTGCCGTCCGAGGCGCCTGAAGGGCGACGGGTCCGCCGGACCCGCGAGCGCCACGCCGCCGTCCACGCCTTGATGGACAAGGGCATGGGGCACAGCCAGGTCGTGGCCGAGCTCGGCCTCGACCTGAAGACGGCGCGGAAGTTCATGCGCGCCGCCACAGCCGAGGAGCTGATCGGCGACCGCCGGACCGGCTGGCAGAGCAGCCTGGACGGTCACGCCGCCTACCTGATCGCCCGCTTCAACGAGGGCTGCCACAGCGCGCTTCGGCTCCACCGAGAACTCACCGAACGCGGCCTGACCGTCAGCGAGCGCACCGTGCGCCGCTTCGTGCACCGGCTGCGTGAGAACGCCAAGCCGGCCACCCGGCCGCCGGTCCCCAAGGTCCGCGAGGTGACCAAGCTGATCCTCACCCACCCCGACAACCGCCCCGAGTCTGGTCGCGTCCTGCTGAAGGAACTCCTGCACCGCTGCCGGGAGTTGGACGAAGCTTGCGAACTCATCGCGCGGTTCGCCTCGATCCTCGTCCACCGCCGGGGCCAGGAGGACCTCGAACAGTGGACCGCGGACGCCCAGGCCAGCCGACTGCCGGAACTACGCGGGTTCGCCACCGGACTGCGCAAGGACTGGGACGCGGTCATGGCGGGCCTCACACTCCGCTGGAACTCCGGCCCGGTCGAGGGACACGTCAACCGCATCAAGATGCTCAAGCGCCAGATGTTCGGCCGAGCCAACCTCGACCTCCTCCGCAAGCGCGTACTCCTCGCGTCATGA
- a CDS encoding NADH:flavin oxidoreductase, producing the protein MTVTEPTPGTDSADSAGSTASRAAEVLSRPVAINGLTVPNRIAMAPMTRQFSPGGVPGEDVRGYYARRAAAGVGLIVTEGTYVGHESAGQSDRIPRFHGEEQLAGWARVAEDVHAAGGTIVPQLWHIGMVRKQGQQPFPDAPAIGPSGIRLDGTEGTGQAMTRSDLDAVIGAFAEAAAAAERIGFDGVELHGAHGYLLDQFLWAGTNRRTDGYGGDPVARTKFTAELVAAVRAAVSPRFPVIFRYSQWKSDNYDARLAETPQELEAILAPLAEAGVDAFHASTRRYWVPEFDGSDLNLAGWSKKLTGLPAITVGSVGLDGDFLGAFAGEGAPVQGIDDLLDRLERDEFDLVAVGRALLQDPQWAAKVLSGRTADLRPYDAAAARTLH; encoded by the coding sequence ATGACCGTCACCGAGCCCACCCCGGGCACCGACTCCGCCGACTCCGCAGGCTCCACCGCCTCCCGGGCGGCCGAGGTGCTGTCCCGGCCCGTCGCGATCAACGGGCTGACCGTGCCCAACCGCATCGCGATGGCGCCGATGACGCGCCAGTTCTCGCCCGGCGGCGTGCCCGGCGAGGACGTGCGCGGGTACTACGCCCGCCGGGCCGCCGCCGGCGTCGGGCTGATCGTCACCGAGGGGACGTACGTCGGCCACGAGTCGGCCGGCCAGAGCGACCGCATCCCGCGCTTCCACGGCGAGGAGCAGCTGGCCGGGTGGGCCCGCGTCGCCGAGGACGTCCACGCGGCGGGCGGCACCATCGTCCCGCAGCTGTGGCACATCGGCATGGTGCGCAAGCAGGGCCAGCAGCCGTTCCCGGACGCCCCCGCGATCGGGCCGTCCGGCATCCGGCTGGACGGCACCGAGGGGACCGGGCAGGCGATGACCCGGTCCGACCTGGACGCCGTGATCGGCGCGTTCGCCGAGGCCGCGGCCGCCGCCGAGCGGATCGGCTTCGACGGCGTCGAGCTGCACGGCGCGCACGGCTACCTGCTCGACCAGTTCCTGTGGGCGGGCACCAACCGCCGCACCGACGGGTACGGCGGCGACCCGGTCGCCCGGACGAAGTTCACCGCCGAGCTGGTCGCCGCGGTGCGCGCGGCCGTCTCGCCCCGGTTCCCGGTCATCTTCCGCTACTCGCAGTGGAAGTCCGACAACTACGACGCCCGGCTCGCCGAGACCCCGCAGGAGCTGGAGGCGATCCTCGCCCCGCTCGCCGAGGCCGGCGTCGACGCCTTCCACGCCTCCACCCGCCGCTACTGGGTCCCCGAGTTCGACGGCTCCGACCTCAACCTGGCCGGCTGGAGCAAGAAGCTCACCGGCCTGCCCGCCATCACCGTCGGCTCGGTCGGCCTCGACGGCGACTTCCTCGGCGCCTTCGCGGGCGAGGGCGCCCCGGTCCAGGGCATCGACGACCTGCTCGACCGGCTGGAGCGCGACGAGTTCGACCTGGTCGCCGTCGGCCGCGCCCTCCTCCAGGACCCGCAGTGGGCCGCCAAGGTCCTCTCCGGCCGCACCGCCGACCTGCGCCCCTACGACGCGGCGGCGGCCCGCACCCTGCACTGA
- a CDS encoding HAD-IA family hydrolase: protein MLFDVDGVLLDSLPAHRRVWDAWARMRALDTEHVWRHTFGRRPEDTGREVAPALDPAAERRVLDRLMRPEDDAFPAADGAAELPAALRPGSWALVTSGSRDAVRRRFAPAGLPLPGVQVYGEDVRAAEPHPEAYLLAAHRLGVEPGRCLVLEDAPAGVAAGAAAGCAVIGLTLSHPPDALPGAALCVPSLRAAGDRLAELLEP, encoded by the coding sequence GTGCTGTTCGACGTGGACGGGGTGCTGCTCGACTCGCTGCCCGCCCACCGGCGGGTCTGGGACGCCTGGGCCCGGATGCGCGCGCTGGACACCGAGCACGTCTGGCGCCACACCTTCGGCCGCCGCCCCGAGGACACCGGCCGCGAGGTCGCCCCCGCCCTCGACCCGGCCGCCGAACGGCGGGTCCTGGACCGGCTGATGCGGCCCGAGGACGACGCCTTTCCGGCCGCCGACGGCGCGGCCGAACTGCCGGCGGCGCTGCGCCCCGGCAGTTGGGCGCTGGTCACCTCGGGCAGCCGGGACGCGGTGCGGCGCAGGTTCGCGCCGGCCGGGCTGCCGCTGCCGGGGGTGCAGGTGTACGGGGAGGACGTCCGGGCGGCCGAGCCGCACCCCGAGGCGTACCTGCTGGCCGCGCACCGGCTGGGCGTCGAGCCCGGGCGCTGCCTGGTGCTGGAGGACGCCCCCGCCGGGGTCGCGGCGGGCGCGGCGGCCGGGTGCGCCGTGATCGGCCTGACGCTCTCCCACCCGCCCGACGCGCTGCCCGGAGCCGCGCTGTGCGTGCCGTCGCTGCGGGCGGCCGGGGACCGGTTGGCGGAGCTGCTGGAACCCTGA
- a CDS encoding HAD family hydrolase codes for MTVVPLDPASPASHAVGIDFDQTLVAHDDGWQDGRIYGRPIPGAIESLRALKRVRSVFIMTARPRRFHPAVAGWLREHSGLEALVDEDPERAYWQGDCLLVTNKKLGAAVYIDDRAIRFTGDWAVTLTQARHAIGLPSAPSPVPSPAPASAARPPRSTPADLARHFPDRC; via the coding sequence ATGACCGTCGTACCGCTCGACCCCGCCTCGCCCGCCTCGCACGCCGTGGGCATCGACTTCGACCAGACGCTGGTCGCGCACGACGACGGCTGGCAGGACGGCCGGATCTACGGCAGGCCGATCCCGGGGGCGATCGAGTCGCTGCGCGCCTTGAAGCGGGTCCGTTCGGTGTTCATCATGACCGCCCGCCCGCGCCGCTTCCACCCCGCCGTGGCGGGGTGGCTGCGCGAGCACTCCGGGCTGGAGGCGCTGGTGGACGAGGACCCGGAGCGCGCCTACTGGCAGGGCGACTGCCTGCTGGTGACCAACAAGAAGCTGGGCGCCGCCGTCTACATCGACGACCGGGCGATCCGCTTCACCGGCGACTGGGCCGTCACTCTCACCCAGGCCCGCCACGCGATCGGCCTCCCCTCGGCCCCGTCCCCAGTCCCGTCCCCGGCCCCGGCTTCGGCCGCCCGCCCACCGCGCAGCACACCGGCCGACCTGGCCCGGCACTTCCCCGACCGCTGCTGA
- a CDS encoding dihydrofolate reductase family protein has protein sequence MRTLISTAFVSLDGVMEAPGGEPGYRNSGWTFKDIDFVPEAFEVKGREQEQAGAVLLGRVSYQAFSPVWPGMPEFARYKVLPKYVLSTTLGPDDLVDDWGPTTILRSVEEVAALKETDGGPIIVHGSARLNHALSDAGLVDRYHLLVFPLLLGAGKRLFSDTDKDVQKLELVEFAAFSNGVQKNVFDVVR, from the coding sequence ATGCGCACGCTGATCAGCACCGCTTTCGTCTCCCTGGACGGCGTGATGGAGGCCCCCGGCGGCGAGCCGGGCTACCGCAACTCCGGCTGGACGTTCAAGGACATCGACTTCGTGCCGGAGGCGTTCGAGGTCAAGGGCCGGGAGCAGGAGCAGGCCGGGGCGGTGCTGCTGGGCCGGGTCAGCTACCAGGCGTTCAGCCCGGTGTGGCCGGGCATGCCGGAGTTCGCCCGCTACAAGGTCCTGCCGAAGTACGTGCTGTCGACCACCCTCGGCCCGGACGACCTGGTCGACGACTGGGGTCCGACCACGATCCTGCGCTCGGTGGAGGAGGTGGCCGCCCTGAAGGAGACCGACGGCGGCCCGATCATCGTGCACGGCAGCGCCCGCCTGAACCACGCGCTGTCCGACGCGGGCCTGGTCGACCGCTACCACCTGCTGGTGTTCCCGCTGCTGCTGGGCGCGGGCAAGCGGCTGTTCAGCGACACCGACAAGGACGTGCAGAAGCTGGAACTGGTCGAGTTCGCGGCCTTCTCCAACGGCGTGCAGAAGAACGTCTTCGACGTGGTCCGCTGA
- a CDS encoding MFS transporter, giving the protein MVTGTGERSRAGSVRDGGGGGGEAEVLRDPRFRRLWAANGMRDSAAEVAGFSLPVTAVVVLHATALEAALVAVFARLGYLLVGLPAGAWVDRWRKRTVLLAADAAYASAFASVPVAYALGVLTVPQLFAVALAVSVAGVFFDVAHTSVLPLLVSKRRVADANARLQTSENAIRTVSPTAAGVLTPTVPAPLLYGLAAVLHLLSCLLVRGVRPDADIAVFGGPRRLRHEIAEGVRVTARRPVLRLLISQAALNNLGAGAILAVLPVFLLRDLGLAPWLYGALSTAGAVAGVLSSLVGPRLRRRFGEIRMVFVFSALAPVAALGAPLAGLLPGAAVPLVATAQVLIGFVVVGRTIAAAGLRARVTPTRYLGRVAAAAGVVTQGTTPLGALLGGLLAASWSPPTALWAGVALMAVPAVLLARSPLRGYRTLPAAWEED; this is encoded by the coding sequence GTGGTGACCGGGACGGGGGAGCGGAGCCGGGCCGGGTCGGTCCGGGACGGCGGTGGCGGTGGCGGCGAGGCGGAGGTGCTGCGCGACCCGCGGTTCCGGCGGCTGTGGGCGGCCAACGGGATGCGCGACTCCGCGGCGGAGGTCGCCGGGTTCTCGCTGCCCGTCACCGCCGTGGTGGTGCTGCACGCGACGGCGCTGGAGGCCGCCCTGGTCGCGGTGTTCGCCCGGCTCGGCTACCTGCTGGTGGGCCTGCCGGCCGGCGCCTGGGTCGACCGGTGGCGCAAACGGACCGTGCTGCTCGCCGCCGACGCCGCCTACGCGTCGGCGTTCGCCAGCGTCCCGGTGGCGTACGCGCTGGGCGTTCTGACGGTTCCTCAGCTGTTCGCGGTGGCCCTGGCGGTCAGCGTGGCGGGGGTGTTCTTCGACGTCGCGCACACCAGCGTGCTGCCGCTGCTGGTCTCCAAGCGCCGGGTCGCCGACGCCAACGCCCGGTTGCAGACCTCCGAGAACGCGATCCGGACGGTCTCCCCGACCGCGGCCGGCGTCCTCACCCCGACCGTCCCGGCCCCGCTGCTGTACGGGCTGGCCGCCGTCCTGCACCTGCTGTCCTGCCTGCTGGTGCGCGGCGTCCGGCCGGACGCGGACATCGCAGTCTTCGGCGGTCCGCGCCGACTGCGCCACGAGATCGCCGAGGGCGTCCGGGTGACGGCCCGGCGGCCGGTGCTGCGGCTGCTGATCTCGCAGGCGGCGCTCAACAACCTGGGCGCGGGCGCGATCCTGGCGGTCCTGCCGGTGTTCCTGCTGCGCGACCTCGGCCTGGCGCCGTGGCTGTACGGCGCGCTGTCGACGGCGGGGGCGGTGGCGGGCGTGCTGTCCTCGCTGGTCGGGCCCCGGCTGCGGCGGCGGTTCGGCGAGATCCGGATGGTCTTCGTGTTCTCCGCGCTGGCCCCCGTCGCGGCCCTCGGCGCGCCACTCGCCGGGCTCCTCCCCGGGGCGGCGGTGCCGCTGGTGGCGACCGCCCAGGTGCTGATCGGCTTCGTCGTCGTGGGGCGGACGATCGCCGCCGCGGGCCTGCGGGCCAGGGTGACGCCGACCCGCTACCTGGGCCGGGTCGCGGCGGCGGCCGGTGTCGTCACCCAGGGCACCACCCCGCTGGGCGCGCTGCTGGGCGGCCTGCTGGCTGCCTCCTGGTCGCCGCCCACCGCCCTGTGGGCGGGCGTCGCGCTGATGGCGGTGCCCGCCGTCCTGCTGGCCCGCTCGCCGCTGCGCGGGTACCGCACCCTGCCGGCCGCGTGGGAGGAGGACTGA
- a CDS encoding ArsR/SmtB family transcription factor, protein MLDVAVIEDAAAAEASLDPMRARLLAALAEPGSAAMLAARLGLPRQKVNYHLKELERHGLVELAEERRRGSMTERVYRATAASYVISPTALAAVSPDPSRSPDQLSARWLLALGARMVQEVGSLLTGAARARQRVASFGIDARVRFASAADRAAFAEELSQAVTALVGRYHDESAPQGRVHRVVVGLHQIPDAAPPGSPPPTPSPSPSPSPSPQES, encoded by the coding sequence GTGCTGGACGTCGCTGTGATCGAAGATGCCGCCGCCGCCGAAGCCTCGCTGGACCCGATGCGGGCCCGGCTGCTGGCGGCCCTGGCCGAGCCGGGCTCGGCCGCCATGCTGGCCGCCCGGCTGGGGTTGCCCCGGCAGAAGGTCAACTACCACCTGAAGGAGTTGGAGCGGCACGGCCTGGTGGAGCTGGCCGAGGAACGCCGCCGGGGGAGCATGACGGAGCGGGTGTACCGGGCCACAGCGGCCTCGTACGTGATCTCGCCGACCGCACTGGCGGCGGTCAGCCCGGACCCGTCGCGTTCACCCGACCAGCTCTCCGCGCGCTGGCTGCTGGCGCTCGGCGCCCGGATGGTGCAGGAGGTCGGCTCACTGCTGACGGGCGCGGCCCGGGCCCGGCAGCGGGTGGCCTCGTTCGGGATCGACGCCCGGGTCCGGTTCGCCTCGGCGGCCGACCGGGCGGCGTTCGCGGAGGAGCTCTCGCAGGCGGTGACCGCCCTGGTGGGCCGCTACCACGACGAATCGGCCCCGCAGGGCCGCGTCCACCGGGTGGTGGTCGGCCTGCACCAGATCCCGGACGCCGCGCCCCCCGGCTCCCCGCCCCCAACCCCGTCCCCGTCCCCGTCCCCGTCCCCGTCCCCGCAGGAGAGTTGA
- a CDS encoding carbonic anhydrase, with protein sequence MTDAAHLTPQVAFETLLAGNRRFVAGSPNHPNQDAARRAQTAPSQTPFAVLFGCSDSRLAAEIIFDQGLGDLFVVRTAGHVLGPEVLGSIEYGASVLGTPLVVVLGHDSCGAVGATREAVAAGSSGEGFVRDVIERVTPSVLAANAAGYTDNSDFIDEHIRHTVSLLVDRSQTLAAAVAAGTTAVVGLSYRLVDGTAHLVTTRGLDLPAPAAA encoded by the coding sequence ATGACTGACGCCGCACACCTCACCCCCCAGGTCGCCTTCGAGACGCTGCTGGCGGGCAACCGCAGGTTCGTCGCCGGTTCCCCGAACCACCCCAACCAGGACGCCGCCCGCCGCGCCCAGACCGCGCCGTCCCAGACCCCGTTCGCCGTGCTGTTCGGCTGCTCCGACTCGCGGCTCGCCGCCGAGATCATCTTCGACCAGGGCCTCGGTGACCTGTTCGTGGTCCGCACCGCCGGCCACGTGCTGGGCCCCGAGGTCCTCGGCAGCATCGAGTACGGCGCGAGCGTGCTCGGCACGCCGCTGGTGGTCGTCCTCGGCCACGACTCCTGCGGCGCCGTCGGCGCCACCCGGGAGGCCGTCGCCGCGGGCTCCAGCGGCGAGGGCTTCGTCCGGGACGTCATCGAGCGGGTCACGCCCAGCGTGCTGGCCGCCAACGCCGCCGGCTACACCGACAACTCCGACTTCATCGACGAGCACATACGGCACACCGTGTCCCTGCTGGTGGACCGTTCGCAGACGCTGGCGGCCGCGGTCGCCGCGGGCACCACCGCCGTCGTCGGCCTCTCCTACCGCCTGGTGGACGGCACCGCCCACCTGGTCACCACCCGCGGTCTGGACCTCCCGGCCCCCGCCGCCGCCTGA